The following proteins are co-located in the Streptomyces sp. NBC_00435 genome:
- a CDS encoding ABC transporter ATP-binding protein, whose product MLIRLMRTHLGPYRKPIALLVLLQLLQTSASLYLPTLNADIIDHGVVNGDTGYILRFGALMLGVSLVQLVCNAGAVYYGARTAAAFGRDVRAAVFDRVQSFSARELGHFGAPSLITRTTNDVQQIQMLVLMTFTLMVSAPIMCVGGIFMALSLDVKLSGVLLAVVPVLGLSVGAIVLRTRPLFRKMQTRLDTVNRVLREQITGNRVIRAFIRDDYEKNRFREANADLTGVSLAAGKLLALMFPTVIVVVNISSVAVIWFGAMRIDSGGMEIGQLTAFLAYLMQIVMSVMMATFMFMMVPRAEVCAERVQEVLDTDSSVVPPTDPVRKLLHHGRLELRGADFRYPGAEAPVLRGVDLVARPGETTAVIGSTGSGKSTLLGLVPRLFDATGGEVLVDGEDVRRLDPDLLARTVGMVPQKPYLFSGTVATNLRYGRPDATDEELWHALEVAQAKGFVSELEGGLDAPISQGGTNVSGGQRQRLAIARTLVQRPEIYLFDDSFSALDYATDAALRSALARETEDATVVIVAQRVSTIRDADRIIVLDEGQVVGEGRHHELMAGNETYREIVLSQLTEAEAA is encoded by the coding sequence GTGCTCATACGACTCATGCGGACCCACCTGGGTCCGTACCGGAAACCGATCGCCCTGCTGGTGCTGCTGCAGCTGCTGCAGACCAGCGCGAGCCTCTACCTGCCCACGCTGAACGCGGACATCATCGACCACGGTGTCGTCAACGGTGACACCGGCTACATCCTGCGCTTCGGCGCGCTGATGCTCGGCGTCTCGCTCGTGCAGCTCGTCTGCAACGCGGGCGCCGTCTACTACGGCGCCCGTACCGCCGCGGCCTTCGGCCGCGATGTCCGGGCCGCCGTCTTCGACCGCGTCCAGAGCTTCTCCGCGCGTGAGCTCGGCCACTTCGGCGCCCCGTCGCTGATCACCCGTACGACGAACGACGTGCAGCAGATCCAGATGCTCGTACTGATGACCTTCACCCTGATGGTCTCGGCTCCGATCATGTGCGTCGGCGGCATCTTCATGGCGCTCTCGCTGGACGTGAAGCTGTCGGGCGTGCTGCTCGCCGTGGTTCCCGTCCTCGGCCTGTCGGTCGGCGCGATCGTGCTGCGGACGCGGCCGCTGTTCCGGAAGATGCAGACGCGTCTGGACACGGTCAACCGGGTCCTGCGCGAGCAGATCACCGGCAACCGGGTGATCCGCGCCTTCATCCGCGACGACTACGAGAAGAACCGCTTCCGCGAGGCCAATGCCGACCTCACGGGCGTCTCGCTGGCGGCCGGCAAGCTGCTCGCGCTGATGTTCCCGACCGTCATAGTGGTCGTGAACATCTCCAGCGTCGCCGTCATCTGGTTCGGCGCGATGCGCATCGACAGCGGCGGCATGGAGATCGGCCAGCTGACGGCCTTCCTGGCCTACCTGATGCAGATCGTCATGTCCGTGATGATGGCCACCTTCATGTTCATGATGGTGCCGCGCGCCGAGGTCTGCGCCGAGCGCGTCCAGGAGGTCCTGGACACCGACTCCAGCGTGGTCCCGCCCACCGATCCGGTCCGCAAGCTCCTCCACCACGGCCGCCTCGAGCTGCGCGGCGCCGACTTCCGCTACCCGGGCGCCGAGGCCCCCGTACTGCGCGGGGTCGACCTGGTGGCCCGCCCCGGGGAGACCACCGCGGTGATCGGTTCCACCGGCAGCGGCAAGTCCACGCTGCTGGGCCTGGTCCCCCGGCTGTTCGACGCGACCGGCGGCGAGGTGCTCGTCGACGGCGAGGACGTGCGCCGTCTCGACCCGGACCTGCTCGCCAGGACGGTCGGCATGGTCCCGCAGAAGCCGTACCTGTTCTCCGGGACGGTCGCCACCAACCTGCGCTACGGGCGCCCCGACGCCACCGACGAAGAGCTGTGGCACGCGCTGGAAGTGGCGCAGGCCAAGGGCTTCGTGTCCGAGCTGGAGGGCGGGCTCGACGCCCCCATCTCCCAGGGCGGAACCAACGTCTCCGGCGGCCAGCGCCAGCGGCTCGCGATCGCGCGCACGCTCGTGCAGCGCCCGGAGATCTACCTGTTCGACGACTCCTTCTCGGCCCTGGACTACGCGACGGACGCGGCGCTGCGCTCCGCGCTCGCCCGCGAGACCGAGGACGCGACCGTGGTCATCGTCGCCCAGCGGGTCTCCACGATCCGCGACGCGGACCGGATCATCGTCCTCGACGAGGGGCAGGTGGTGGGCGAGGGGCGGCACCACGAGCTGATGGCCGGCAACGAGACCTACCGGGAGATCGTGCTCTCCCAGCTGACGGAGGCGGAGGCGGCGTGA
- a CDS encoding ABC transporter ATP-binding protein: MSSPGGRMMMGPPTTRSMDFKGSGKRLLRALARDRAKLWGMVLAVVGSVAASVTGPKILGKATDLVFAGIVGREMPKGITKEQALDGLRAKGQGGMADMLSGTAFTPGKGIDFGAVGVVALWALGVFTLAGLLMLVATRLSNHIMNGTVYRMREELQAKLSRLPLSYFDQQKRGEVLSRATNDIDNVGQTLQQTMGQLLNSLLTIIGVLAMMFWISPLLALVALVTIPVSGFVAAKIGKKSQPQFVAQWKSTGALNAHVEEMYSGHTLVKVFGRQKESAELFAEQNEALYRASFKAQLVSGVMQPVMLFISNINYVLVAVVGGLRVASGTLSIGDVQAFIQYSRQFSMPLTQVASMANLVQSGVASAERVYELLDAAEQEPDAEVPERPEALRGQVTFDKVAFRYEPDKPLIENLSLTVDPGQTVAIVGPTGAGKTTLVNLLMRFYEVTGGEIALDGVDIAKMTREELRGGIGMVLQDTWLFGGTIAENIAYGASREVTRAEVEEAARAAHADRFIRTLPEGYDTVLDDEGAGVSAGEKQLITIARAFLSDPVILVLDEATSSVDTRTEVLIQKAMARLAHGRTSFVIAHRLSTIRDADLILVMESGSIVEQGTHEELLRSGGAYARLYAAQFAQAVAEVD; the protein is encoded by the coding sequence GTGAGCAGTCCCGGAGGACGGATGATGATGGGACCGCCGACGACGCGGTCCATGGACTTCAAGGGCTCGGGCAAGCGGCTGCTGCGCGCGCTGGCGCGCGACCGGGCCAAGCTGTGGGGCATGGTCCTCGCGGTCGTCGGCAGCGTCGCCGCGTCGGTGACCGGCCCGAAGATCCTCGGCAAGGCCACCGACCTCGTGTTCGCGGGGATCGTCGGCCGGGAGATGCCGAAGGGGATCACCAAGGAGCAGGCCCTGGACGGGCTGCGCGCCAAGGGCCAGGGCGGGATGGCGGACATGCTGTCCGGGACCGCCTTCACCCCGGGCAAGGGCATCGACTTCGGCGCGGTCGGAGTGGTGGCCCTGTGGGCGCTCGGCGTCTTCACGCTCGCCGGTCTGCTGATGCTGGTCGCCACGCGGCTGTCGAACCACATCATGAACGGCACCGTGTACCGGATGCGCGAGGAGCTGCAGGCCAAGCTCTCGCGGCTGCCGCTGTCGTACTTCGACCAGCAGAAGCGCGGCGAGGTGCTGAGCCGGGCCACGAACGACATCGACAACGTCGGGCAGACGCTCCAGCAGACGATGGGCCAGCTGCTCAACTCGCTCCTGACGATCATCGGCGTGCTGGCGATGATGTTCTGGATCTCGCCGCTGCTGGCGCTGGTCGCGCTGGTCACCATCCCGGTCTCGGGGTTCGTGGCCGCGAAGATCGGCAAGAAGTCGCAGCCGCAGTTCGTGGCGCAGTGGAAGTCCACGGGCGCCCTGAACGCGCACGTCGAGGAGATGTACTCGGGCCACACGCTGGTCAAGGTCTTCGGCCGGCAGAAGGAGTCCGCGGAGCTCTTCGCCGAGCAGAACGAGGCGCTGTACCGGGCTTCGTTCAAGGCGCAGCTGGTCAGCGGCGTCATGCAGCCGGTGATGCTGTTCATCTCGAACATCAACTACGTGCTCGTCGCGGTCGTCGGCGGTCTGCGGGTGGCCTCGGGCACCCTGTCGATCGGTGATGTCCAGGCCTTCATCCAGTACTCGCGCCAGTTCTCGATGCCGCTGACGCAGGTCGCCTCCATGGCGAACCTGGTGCAGTCCGGCGTCGCCTCCGCGGAGCGGGTCTACGAGCTGCTGGACGCGGCGGAGCAGGAGCCGGACGCCGAGGTCCCGGAGCGTCCGGAGGCACTGCGCGGGCAGGTCACCTTCGACAAGGTCGCCTTCCGCTACGAGCCGGACAAGCCGCTGATCGAGAACCTCTCGCTCACGGTCGACCCCGGCCAGACGGTCGCGATCGTCGGCCCGACCGGCGCCGGCAAGACCACGCTGGTCAATCTGCTGATGCGGTTCTACGAGGTCACGGGCGGGGAGATCGCCCTCGACGGCGTGGACATCGCGAAGATGACCCGCGAGGAACTGCGCGGCGGCATCGGCATGGTGCTCCAGGACACCTGGCTGTTCGGCGGCACCATCGCGGAGAACATCGCCTACGGCGCTTCGCGCGAGGTGACGCGCGCCGAGGTCGAGGAGGCCGCGCGGGCGGCCCACGCCGACCGGTTCATCCGCACCCTGCCCGAGGGCTACGACACGGTGCTCGACGACGAGGGCGCGGGCGTCAGCGCCGGCGAGAAGCAGCTGATCACCATCGCGCGGGCGTTCCTGTCCGATCCGGTGATCCTGGTGCTCGACGAGGCCACGAGCTCGGTGGACACCCGTACCGAGGTGCTGATCCAGAAGGCGATGGCGCGCCTCGCGCACGGCCGTACGTCCTTCGTGATCGCGCACCGGCTGTCCACGATCCGCGACGCGGACCTGATCCTGGTGATGGAGAGCGGCTCCATCGTGGAGCAGGGCACGCACGAGGAGCTGCTGCGCTCGGGCGGCGCCTACGCGCGCCTGTACGCGGCGCAGTTCGCGCAGGCGGTGGCCGAGGTCGACTAG
- a CDS encoding RNA polymerase sigma factor, giving the protein MPARPSWQGCAVRHTEVRCPRPRSPVEVAPVQTQSLTVSVSPPGGAAADAEAAAAEEPEADAVDEEEPEVLELMEKVPPPRKRPAEGSGGAGPSADLFRQYLREIGRIPLLTAVEEVELARRVEAGLFAEEKLGGGAGLDLQLTLDLDKLVVMGRMAKRRLIESNLRLVVSVAKRYVGRGLTMLDLVQEGNLGLIRAVEKFDYARGYKFSTYATWWIRQAMSRALADQARTIRVPVHVVELINRVVRVQRRMLQERGYEPTAEEVAVHLELTPERVLEVLRLAQEPVSLHAPVGEEDDVALGDLIEDGDAASPVESAAFFLLREHLEAVLSTLGERERKVVQLRYGLADGRPRTLEEIGRIFGVTRERIRQIESKTLNKLRDHAFADQLRGYLD; this is encoded by the coding sequence GTGCCCGCACGCCCCTCGTGGCAGGGATGTGCCGTACGCCACACTGAGGTCCGGTGCCCCCGTCCTCGGAGCCCTGTGGAGGTCGCCCCCGTGCAGACCCAGAGCTTGACCGTCAGCGTCAGTCCGCCCGGAGGCGCCGCAGCAGACGCCGAAGCGGCCGCGGCCGAAGAGCCCGAGGCCGACGCCGTGGACGAGGAGGAGCCGGAGGTCCTGGAGCTGATGGAGAAGGTGCCCCCGCCGCGCAAGCGCCCGGCGGAGGGCTCCGGCGGAGCGGGTCCGTCCGCCGACCTCTTCCGGCAGTACCTGCGCGAGATAGGCAGGATCCCGCTGCTCACCGCCGTCGAGGAGGTCGAGCTCGCGCGGCGCGTGGAAGCGGGACTGTTCGCCGAGGAGAAGCTGGGCGGCGGAGCCGGGCTCGACCTGCAGCTCACGCTCGACCTGGACAAGCTCGTCGTCATGGGGCGCATGGCCAAGCGCCGCCTCATCGAATCGAACCTGCGGCTCGTCGTCTCCGTCGCCAAGCGCTACGTAGGCCGCGGACTCACCATGCTCGACCTGGTCCAGGAGGGGAACCTCGGACTGATCCGGGCCGTCGAAAAGTTCGACTACGCCCGCGGCTACAAGTTCTCCACCTACGCCACCTGGTGGATCCGGCAGGCGATGTCCCGGGCGCTGGCCGACCAGGCCCGGACGATCCGCGTGCCCGTCCACGTCGTGGAGCTGATCAACCGCGTGGTCCGCGTCCAGCGCCGCATGCTGCAGGAGCGCGGGTACGAGCCCACCGCCGAAGAAGTCGCCGTCCACCTGGAGTTGACCCCCGAGCGGGTCCTGGAGGTGCTGCGCCTCGCGCAGGAGCCGGTCTCGCTGCACGCACCCGTGGGCGAGGAGGACGACGTGGCCCTCGGCGACCTCATCGAGGACGGCGACGCCGCCTCACCGGTCGAATCGGCCGCGTTCTTCCTGCTCCGCGAGCACCTGGAAGCGGTTCTGTCCACCCTCGGGGAGAGGGAGCGCAAGGTCGTCCAGCTGCGCTACGGGCTCGCCGACGGCCGGCCGCGCACCCTGGAGGAGATCGGGCGGATCTTCGGGGTGACCCGCGAGCGGATCCGGCAGATCGAGTCCAAGACCCTCAACAAGCTGCGCGACCACGCCTTCGCGGACCAGCTGCGGGGATACCTCGACTGA
- a CDS encoding nucleotidyl transferase AbiEii/AbiGii toxin family protein — protein sequence MSGNGTESTADADWRRRQYELPRTSTAGVGAPTGSADRVFDPALKHFASGYRVADTVIDPAQRPAWQSARRTALGVVARGVARSGWADCLVVRGSMLMAGWFGVAAREPHDLDFVVVPQDWNIEDPRTERLLTAVAEAAGRTAAEEGAGLVIRAGEAVAEDIWTYERVPGRRLVLPWSAPGLPGGQVQLDFVFNERLPEAPQPAEVAGAALLGASPELSLAWKLVWLATDMYPHGKDLYDAVLLAERCALPYGLLHRVFHESGEWFPRAAGPGARVTPEAFAQIEYAEWEDFQTEYPGIPGSAESYANRLLRALAPTFADPGHGL from the coding sequence ATGAGCGGGAACGGCACCGAGAGCACGGCCGACGCGGACTGGCGGCGCCGGCAGTACGAGTTGCCGCGCACGTCGACCGCCGGGGTGGGCGCCCCCACCGGGTCCGCGGACCGGGTCTTCGACCCCGCCCTCAAGCACTTCGCCTCCGGCTACCGGGTGGCGGACACCGTCATCGACCCCGCACAGCGCCCCGCCTGGCAGTCGGCCCGGCGGACGGCGCTCGGCGTGGTGGCGCGCGGGGTGGCCCGGTCCGGGTGGGCGGATTGCCTGGTGGTGCGCGGCAGCATGCTCATGGCGGGCTGGTTCGGCGTCGCCGCGCGGGAGCCGCACGACCTGGACTTCGTGGTCGTCCCGCAGGACTGGAACATCGAGGACCCGCGTACGGAGCGCCTGCTGACGGCCGTCGCGGAAGCGGCCGGGCGGACGGCCGCCGAGGAGGGCGCCGGACTCGTGATCCGCGCCGGGGAGGCGGTCGCCGAGGACATCTGGACCTACGAACGCGTCCCCGGGCGGCGCCTCGTACTCCCCTGGTCCGCGCCGGGGCTGCCCGGGGGGCAGGTCCAGCTGGACTTCGTCTTCAACGAGCGGCTGCCGGAGGCACCGCAGCCCGCCGAGGTCGCGGGGGCGGCCCTCCTGGGAGCCAGCCCGGAGCTCTCCCTGGCCTGGAAGCTGGTCTGGCTGGCCACCGACATGTACCCGCACGGCAAGGACCTCTACGACGCGGTCCTGCTCGCGGAGCGGTGCGCGCTCCCGTACGGCCTGCTGCACCGGGTGTTCCACGAGTCCGGCGAATGGTTCCCTCGGGCGGCCGGGCCCGGGGCCCGCGTCACCCCGGAGGCGTTCGCCCAGATCGAGTACGCCGAGTGGGAGGACTTCCAGACGGAGTACCCGGGGATCCCCGGGTCCGCCGAGTCCTACGCGAACCGCCTGCTGCGGGCACTGGCGCCCACCTTCGCCGATCCCGGACACGGACTCTAG
- a CDS encoding molybdopterin oxidoreductase family protein, protein MNLRPTHGGAGVEVEERADFPVNRGALCGKGRTAPAVLSSRVRLTEPLVRTRAGRLEPATWEEALDAVAEGLARTRRSHGADAVGVFGGGGLTNEKAYALGKFARIALGTSQIDYNGRFCMSSAAAAHQRAFGLDRGLPFPLEDIPRTGCVVLVGSNPAETMPPALRFFRELRENGGTLIVVDPRRTRTAEQADLHLAPRPGTDLALALGLLHLVVAGGHTDEEFIAGRTTGWEEARAGAMAHWPEQVERITGVPVPKLREAVAMFCAPSSAMVLTARGPEQQSKGTDTVGAWINLCLATGRAGRPFSGYGCLTGQGNGQGGREHGQKADQLPGYRKLTDPAARAHVAGVWGVDPDTLPGPGRSAYELLDALGSDVKALLLMGSNPVVSAPRAAHIEERIRSLDFLAVADVVLSETAALADVVLPVTQWAEETGTTTNLEGRVLLRRRALTPPPGVRSDLEVLHGLAARLGMSKAFPVSPEEVFEELRRASAGGPADYSGISYARIEAEQGVFWPCPSAEPGPSAAPGPASPEPHPGTPRLFLDRFATDDGRARFVPVTHRDAAEVPDAEYPLLLTTGRVVAQYQSGAQTRRVEELNEAAPGPFVELHPRLAARLGVVDGAPLAVTSRRGRAVAPARVTDTIRADTVFMPFHWPGEGRANTLTNPALDPVSRMPEFKVCAVRVEPA, encoded by the coding sequence ATGAACCTCCGTCCCACACACGGCGGAGCGGGTGTGGAGGTGGAGGAGCGCGCGGACTTCCCGGTGAACCGGGGCGCGCTGTGCGGCAAGGGACGTACCGCACCCGCCGTGCTCTCCTCCCGGGTGCGCCTCACCGAGCCGCTCGTCCGCACCCGCGCGGGGCGGCTGGAGCCGGCCACCTGGGAGGAGGCCCTGGACGCCGTGGCCGAGGGCCTGGCCCGGACGCGGCGGTCCCACGGGGCCGACGCGGTCGGGGTGTTCGGTGGTGGCGGGCTGACCAACGAGAAGGCGTACGCCCTCGGCAAGTTCGCCCGCATCGCGCTGGGGACCTCGCAGATCGACTACAACGGCCGGTTCTGCATGTCCTCGGCGGCCGCCGCGCACCAGCGGGCCTTCGGGCTCGACCGGGGGCTGCCCTTCCCGTTGGAGGACATCCCCCGGACCGGCTGCGTCGTCCTCGTCGGCTCCAACCCCGCCGAGACCATGCCGCCGGCCCTGCGCTTCTTCCGGGAACTGCGCGAGAACGGCGGCACGTTGATCGTGGTGGACCCGCGCCGCACGCGGACCGCCGAACAGGCCGACCTGCACCTGGCCCCGCGCCCCGGCACGGACCTGGCGCTGGCACTCGGCCTGCTGCACCTGGTGGTGGCCGGGGGGCACACCGACGAGGAGTTCATCGCCGGCCGCACCACGGGCTGGGAGGAGGCGCGCGCGGGCGCGATGGCGCACTGGCCGGAGCAAGTGGAGCGGATCACCGGTGTACCGGTGCCGAAGCTCCGCGAGGCGGTGGCGATGTTCTGCGCCCCCTCATCCGCCATGGTGCTCACCGCGCGCGGCCCCGAGCAGCAGTCCAAGGGCACCGACACCGTCGGCGCCTGGATCAACCTCTGCCTCGCCACCGGCCGCGCCGGCCGCCCGTTCTCCGGCTACGGCTGCCTCACCGGCCAGGGCAACGGCCAGGGCGGCCGCGAACACGGGCAGAAGGCCGACCAGCTCCCCGGCTACCGCAAGCTGACCGACCCGGCGGCGCGGGCCCACGTGGCCGGGGTCTGGGGCGTCGACCCCGACACGCTCCCCGGCCCGGGCCGCAGCGCCTACGAACTCCTCGACGCGTTGGGCTCGGACGTCAAGGCTCTCCTCCTGATGGGATCCAACCCGGTGGTCTCGGCCCCCCGCGCCGCCCACATCGAGGAACGCATCCGCTCCCTGGACTTCCTGGCGGTCGCCGACGTGGTCCTCTCCGAGACCGCGGCCCTGGCGGACGTGGTCCTGCCCGTCACCCAGTGGGCGGAGGAGACCGGCACCACCACCAACCTGGAAGGCCGCGTCCTGCTCCGCCGCCGGGCACTGACCCCGCCCCCGGGGGTCCGCTCCGACCTGGAGGTGCTGCACGGCCTGGCCGCCCGGCTGGGCATGTCGAAGGCCTTCCCGGTCTCGCCCGAGGAGGTCTTCGAGGAGTTGCGCCGCGCCTCGGCGGGCGGCCCGGCGGACTACTCGGGCATCAGCTACGCCCGCATCGAAGCCGAACAGGGCGTCTTCTGGCCCTGCCCGTCGGCGGAACCCGGGCCATCGGCGGCACCCGGCCCGGCGTCGCCGGAGCCCCACCCCGGTACCCCCCGCCTCTTCCTGGACCGCTTCGCCACAGACGACGGCCGGGCCCGCTTCGTCCCCGTCACCCACCGCGACGCCGCCGAGGTCCCCGACGCGGAGTACCCGCTGCTGCTCACCACCGGCCGGGTCGTCGCCCAGTACCAGTCGGGCGCGCAGACCCGCCGGGTGGAGGAGCTCAACGAGGCCGCCCCGGGGCCCTTCGTGGAACTCCACCCCCGCCTCGCGGCCCGCCTCGGCGTGGTCGACGGAGCCCCCCTGGCGGTCACCTCCCGCCGCGGCCGAGCGGTGGCCCCGGCCCGCGTCACGGACACCATCCGCGCGGACACCGTGTTCATGCCCTTCCACTGGCCGGGCGAGGGCCGCGCCAACACCCTGACCAACCCGGCGCTCGACCCGGTGTCCCGGATGCCGGAGTTCAAGGTCTGCGCGGTCCGGGTGGAACCGGCCTAG
- a CDS encoding glucose 1-dehydrogenase has product MSVRRVRQGCGTVAVVDLSGKVVVITGGARGLGAAAAQAVVDGGGKVLITDVLEAEGAATAAKLGDAARFLRHDVTSEPDWEAALAFALAEFGRIDGLVNNAGIATGQFLEHESVEHFRQVVEINLVGVFIGIKAVIPLMRANGGGSIVNISSAAGLTGLALTAGYGASKWGVRGLSKIGAVELAESRIRVNSVHPGMTLTPMTAPVGIQAGEGNYPGAPLGRVGLPEEIAAAVAFLLSDAAGYMTGAELAVDGGWTAGLTVKYLTGQ; this is encoded by the coding sequence ATGTCCGTCCGTCGTGTGCGTCAGGGGTGTGGAACCGTGGCTGTTGTGGATCTGAGTGGCAAGGTCGTCGTCATCACCGGTGGGGCCCGCGGCCTCGGAGCGGCGGCCGCGCAGGCCGTCGTGGACGGCGGCGGCAAGGTGCTGATCACCGACGTGCTGGAGGCGGAGGGCGCCGCGACGGCCGCGAAGCTCGGGGACGCCGCCCGCTTCCTGCGCCACGACGTGACCAGCGAACCGGACTGGGAGGCGGCACTCGCCTTCGCCCTCGCCGAGTTCGGCCGCATCGACGGCCTGGTCAACAACGCCGGCATCGCCACCGGCCAGTTCCTGGAGCACGAGAGCGTCGAGCACTTCCGCCAGGTGGTCGAGATCAACCTGGTCGGCGTCTTCATCGGCATCAAGGCCGTGATCCCGCTGATGCGCGCGAACGGCGGCGGCTCGATCGTCAACATCTCCTCCGCGGCCGGCCTCACCGGCCTCGCCCTGACCGCCGGCTACGGGGCCTCCAAGTGGGGCGTGCGCGGTCTGTCGAAGATCGGCGCGGTCGAGCTGGCGGAGTCCCGGATCCGCGTCAACTCCGTGCACCCCGGCATGACGCTCACCCCGATGACGGCCCCGGTCGGCATCCAGGCCGGTGAGGGCAACTACCCGGGCGCCCCCCTCGGCCGCGTCGGCCTCCCCGAGGAGATCGCCGCCGCCGTCGCCTTCCTGCTCTCGGACGCCGCGGGCTACATGACCGGCGCCGAGCTCGCGGTGGACGGCGGCTGGACGGCCGGCCTGACCGTGAAGTACCTGACCGGGCAGTGA
- a CDS encoding SanA/YdcF family protein gives MAGCVLALLPSAWTHVAAGPRLRTTAQAPAAEVAVVFGAGLWNGRPTPYLARRLDAAAELYRAGKVKVVLVTGDNSRTEYDEPDAMRAYLTGHGVPDARVVSDYAGFDSWDSCVRAREVFGVHRAVLISQGFHIRRAVALCEAAGVDSYGVGVDDVHDATWYYGGVREVFAAGKAALDALFEPEPRFLGPKEEGVSRALAALAD, from the coding sequence ATGGCCGGATGCGTGCTGGCACTGCTGCCCTCGGCATGGACGCACGTGGCCGCCGGTCCGCGGCTGCGCACCACCGCGCAGGCGCCCGCCGCCGAGGTGGCCGTGGTCTTCGGCGCCGGGCTGTGGAACGGCCGGCCCACCCCGTACCTCGCGCGCCGCCTCGACGCCGCCGCCGAGCTCTACCGGGCGGGCAAGGTCAAGGTCGTCCTCGTCACCGGCGACAACAGCCGGACCGAGTACGACGAGCCCGACGCGATGCGTGCGTACCTGACGGGCCACGGGGTGCCGGACGCCCGGGTCGTCAGCGACTACGCCGGCTTCGACTCGTGGGACTCCTGCGTCCGGGCCCGGGAGGTCTTCGGGGTGCACCGGGCGGTCCTGATCAGCCAGGGCTTCCACATCCGCCGGGCGGTCGCGTTGTGCGAGGCCGCGGGCGTGGACTCGTACGGGGTCGGGGTGGACGACGTACACGACGCGACCTGGTACTACGGCGGGGTGCGCGAGGTCTTCGCGGCGGGCAAGGCGGCGCTGGACGCGCTGTTCGAGCCGGAACCGCGCTTCCTGGGACCGAAGGAGGAGGGGGTGTCGCGGGCCCTGGCCGCTCTGGCAGACTGA
- a CDS encoding deoxyguanosinetriphosphate triphosphohydrolase, with protein sequence MEGMEGTTAPVRPDLPGEPYGPADTERWATEPDKRPGRTAFQRDRARVLHSAALRRLAGKTQVVTPGTRSYDWDASPRTRLTHSLECAQVGRELGAALGCDPDLVEAACLSHDMGHPPFGHNGEEALNEFAKDCGGFEGNAQSLRLLTRLEPKRFVPDPATGDLVSVGLNLTRACLDAATKYPWARGDHPTEPDSVKFGAYEDDLPVFDWLRRGAPADRKCFEAQVMDWSDDVAYSVHDFEDGLHAGHLDPNLLFAEPERTAIWRVAIGRYVPSDTDPEELREALDRLMGQEWWPHGYDGSAVAQARLKDATSQLIGRFCLAAEGATRQAYGTGRLTRYAAELVVPREARNECAVLKAVADLYVMQRDEQERIRADQRIVLAELAEAVSARAPEGLDPQFRAIFDAAPDDRARKRAVVDQIAALTDASARSLHARLTRRTRRAEG encoded by the coding sequence ATGGAAGGCATGGAAGGCACCACCGCACCTGTCCGCCCCGACCTGCCCGGCGAGCCGTACGGCCCCGCCGATACCGAGCGCTGGGCCACCGAGCCCGACAAACGGCCGGGCCGGACCGCCTTCCAGCGAGACCGCGCCCGCGTGCTGCACTCCGCCGCCCTGCGCCGGCTCGCCGGGAAGACCCAGGTGGTCACTCCCGGTACGCGTTCGTACGACTGGGACGCGAGTCCCCGTACACGGCTGACGCACTCGCTCGAGTGCGCCCAGGTCGGCCGCGAGCTCGGGGCCGCGCTCGGCTGCGATCCCGATCTGGTCGAGGCCGCCTGCCTGTCGCACGACATGGGCCACCCGCCCTTCGGCCACAACGGCGAGGAGGCGCTCAACGAGTTCGCCAAGGACTGCGGCGGCTTCGAGGGCAACGCCCAGTCGCTGCGCCTGCTGACCCGGCTGGAGCCCAAGCGGTTCGTCCCCGATCCGGCGACCGGCGATCTGGTCAGCGTCGGGCTGAACCTCACCCGGGCCTGCCTGGACGCCGCCACCAAGTACCCCTGGGCCCGCGGGGACCACCCCACCGAGCCGGACTCGGTGAAGTTCGGTGCCTACGAGGACGACCTGCCGGTCTTCGACTGGCTGCGCCGCGGCGCGCCCGCGGACCGCAAGTGCTTCGAGGCGCAGGTCATGGACTGGTCCGACGACGTGGCGTACTCCGTCCACGATTTCGAGGACGGCCTGCACGCCGGCCACCTCGATCCGAACCTGCTCTTCGCCGAGCCCGAGCGCACCGCGATCTGGCGGGTCGCCATCGGCCGGTACGTGCCCTCCGACACCGATCCGGAGGAACTGCGCGAGGCGCTGGACCGGCTGATGGGACAGGAGTGGTGGCCGCACGGGTACGACGGCTCGGCGGTGGCCCAGGCCCGGCTCAAGGACGCCACCAGCCAGCTGATCGGCCGCTTCTGTCTGGCCGCCGAGGGGGCGACCCGGCAGGCGTACGGCACCGGCCGGCTGACCCGGTACGCGGCGGAGCTGGTGGTTCCACGCGAGGCCCGCAACGAGTGCGCCGTACTGAAGGCGGTCGCCGACCTGTACGTCATGCAGCGCGACGAGCAGGAGCGGATCCGCGCCGATCAGCGCATCGTGCTGGCCGAGCTGGCGGAGGCCGTCAGCGCCCGCGCGCCCGAGGGGTTGGATCCGCAGTTCCGTGCGATCTTCGACGCGGCCCCGGACGACAGGGCACGCAAGCGCGCGGTCGTCGACCAGATCGCGGCCCTCACGGACGCCTCCGCGCGCTCCCTGCACGCCCGCCTCACGCGGCGCACGCGACGCGCCGAAGGGTGA